From Gaiellales bacterium, one genomic window encodes:
- the murF gene encoding UDP-N-acetylmuramoyl-tripeptide--D-alanyl-D-alanine ligase: MIELRTAEIAELTRGDSHADAIVTGVTVDSRAVQPGDLFVALAGERADGTAFADQALGAGAAAALVRRGAEGPGRIAVDDPLAALGVLAREVRLRSRARVVGITGSTGKTSTKDILAALVRPHAAVVASRQNENNELGVPLTLTRIDVATEVAVVEMAMRGLGQIAYLAEIARPQIGIVTGVGPVHLELLGTVENVAAAKAELLEALPADGVAIVPFAEPLLDPHVERLDCTVVTFGAAPGADVRLLDFRPGAGQGEAEIDVRGRTLRVSVTFTAPHNAINLTAALAAYESLGLPLDDVAADPLDVAFSRWRGEELPLPGGGLLIADCYNANPTSMRAALEHLAAVSHGRRRVAVLGDMAELGEGADAYHEQVGVTAAELGIDQVVAVGRRARLYGGRWFATVDDAREALAGLIQPGDVVLVKASRSMGLEALVEAIEP, from the coding sequence ATGATCGAGCTGCGCACGGCCGAGATCGCCGAGCTCACCCGCGGTGACTCGCATGCGGACGCGATCGTCACCGGCGTGACGGTCGATTCCCGCGCCGTGCAGCCCGGCGACCTGTTCGTGGCGCTCGCCGGGGAGCGGGCCGACGGCACCGCCTTCGCAGACCAGGCACTGGGCGCCGGAGCGGCCGCGGCGCTGGTCCGCCGCGGCGCGGAAGGGCCAGGCCGCATCGCGGTCGACGACCCGCTTGCGGCGCTCGGCGTGCTCGCCCGAGAGGTGCGGCTGCGGTCGCGTGCGCGCGTCGTCGGCATCACCGGGTCGACCGGCAAGACGTCGACAAAGGACATCCTCGCGGCTCTCGTGCGCCCGCACGCTGCTGTCGTGGCCAGCCGGCAGAACGAGAACAACGAGCTCGGCGTCCCGCTCACGCTGACGCGGATCGACGTTGCCACCGAGGTCGCGGTCGTCGAGATGGCCATGCGCGGCCTCGGCCAGATCGCGTACCTCGCCGAGATCGCCCGCCCGCAGATCGGCATCGTCACGGGCGTCGGGCCGGTGCACCTGGAGCTGCTGGGGACGGTCGAGAACGTTGCCGCGGCAAAGGCGGAGCTGCTCGAGGCGCTGCCCGCGGACGGCGTCGCCATCGTGCCGTTCGCAGAGCCGCTGCTCGATCCGCACGTCGAGAGGCTGGACTGCACGGTCGTGACGTTCGGGGCGGCTCCCGGGGCCGACGTGAGGCTGCTCGATTTCCGGCCGGGCGCGGGGCAGGGCGAGGCGGAGATCGACGTTCGCGGTCGAACCTTGCGGGTGTCCGTGACGTTCACCGCGCCCCACAATGCGATCAACCTGACGGCGGCGCTCGCGGCCTACGAGTCGCTCGGCTTGCCGCTGGACGACGTGGCCGCGGACCCGCTCGACGTCGCGTTCTCGCGCTGGCGCGGCGAGGAGCTGCCGCTGCCGGGAGGTGGGCTGCTGATCGCCGACTGCTACAACGCGAACCCCACCTCCATGCGGGCCGCCCTCGAGCACCTGGCGGCGGTGTCCCACGGACGCCGCCGGGTTGCCGTGCTGGGGGACATGGCCGAGCTCGGCGAGGGTGCGGACGCCTACCACGAGCAGGTCGGCGTCACGGCGGCCGAGCTGGGAATCGACCAGGTGGTGGCCGTCGGGCGCCGAGCCCGCCTGTACGGCGGGCGGTGGTTCGCGACGGTCGACGACGCCCGCGAGGCGCTGGCCGGCTTGATCCAGCCCGGTGACGTCGTGCTTGTCAAGGCCAGCCGGTCGATGGGGCTCGAGGCGCTGGTGGAGGCGATCGAGCCGTGA
- the mraY gene encoding phospho-N-acetylmuramoyl-pentapeptide-transferase: MKLVLLAGVIAMLLSIAAGPAFIAFVRRNSLGQPIREDGPAGHMSKQGTPTMGGLVLLACSLVTFAVLTKRTTPALTVAGVALACAAIGFVDDWFKMAHRRSLGLSGRWKMLGLVAVTAALGYVADRQHLSTDVYLPLLDFRIDLGPLYYGLLFLVVAGGANAVNLTDGLDGLAAGTMTIAMLTYTAMMVVAFLSPGGLTPEGAASRIDLAIMGAALVGGCVGFLWYNAYPADVFMGDTGSFGLGGALAAMAVFTKTEFLLVLIGGVFVIEALSVAIQVLFFKATRRRVFLMAPIHHHFEMLEWTENKIIVRFWILASICGASGFVLYYLAYSKFR, encoded by the coding sequence GTGAAGCTCGTCCTGCTCGCCGGCGTGATCGCCATGCTGCTCTCGATCGCGGCGGGGCCTGCGTTCATCGCCTTCGTCCGGCGCAACTCGCTCGGGCAGCCGATCCGCGAGGACGGGCCGGCCGGGCACATGTCCAAGCAGGGAACGCCGACGATGGGCGGCCTGGTGCTGCTCGCGTGCTCGCTCGTCACGTTCGCGGTATTGACGAAGCGGACGACCCCTGCGCTGACCGTCGCGGGCGTGGCGCTCGCGTGCGCGGCGATCGGGTTCGTCGACGACTGGTTCAAGATGGCGCACCGCCGGTCGCTCGGGCTGTCGGGCCGGTGGAAGATGCTGGGGCTGGTGGCGGTGACCGCGGCGCTCGGCTACGTCGCCGACCGGCAGCACCTCTCGACCGACGTGTACCTCCCGCTGCTCGACTTCCGGATCGATCTCGGCCCGCTCTACTACGGCCTGCTGTTCCTGGTCGTTGCCGGTGGAGCAAACGCGGTCAATCTGACCGACGGCCTCGACGGCCTTGCCGCCGGCACGATGACCATCGCCATGCTCACCTACACGGCGATGATGGTGGTCGCGTTCCTCTCGCCCGGCGGCCTCACCCCGGAGGGGGCCGCGAGCCGGATCGACCTGGCCATCATGGGCGCCGCGCTGGTCGGCGGATGCGTCGGCTTCCTCTGGTACAACGCGTACCCGGCGGACGTGTTCATGGGGGACACGGGATCGTTCGGGCTGGGCGGGGCGCTGGCCGCGATGGCGGTGTTCACCAAGACCGAGTTCCTGCTCGTGCTGATCGGCGGCGTGTTCGTGATCGAGGCGCTGTCGGTGGCGATCCAGGTGCTGTTCTTCAAGGCGACACGGCGGCGCGTGTTCCTGATGGCGCCGATCCACCACCACTTCGAGATGCTCGAGTGGACGGAGAACAAGATCATCGTCCGCTTCTGGATCCTCGCCTCGATCTGCGGCGCCAGCGGGTTCGTCCTGTACTACCTCGCCTACTCGAAGTTCCGGTGA
- the murD gene encoding UDP-N-acetylmuramoyl-L-alanine--D-glutamate ligase codes for MSGERYVVLGLRRSGLAACEAIRRMHPDARVQSADDAPGVDRDRLAAAGVELVPRGEIVSMQGATALVKSPGVPGGHPLVEAARAAGVPVWSEVELAYRWLENPIIGITGTNGKTTTTELVGAMLRAGNIPVEVAGNVGRPLSELPGRIDPAAWIVCELSSFQLEDIDRFRARVGVILQVTPDHLDRHGSFAQYVAAKLRLFENQTPDDTAVLNADDPVLRDADLPGHGRRIWFSRDRSDRVDWEHSAIRGDHNLENALAAAAAAEAVGVPREARDQALRGFEAPPHRLQTVARREGVLFVDDSKATNPEAAIKALTAYGDGVHLILGGSLKGSSFAPLADAIARGPVVSVDVYGEAAAAISEALSAAAVPHRRHPHMDDAVRAAAYGAHTGDVVLLSPACASFDEFRDYAERGAAFACLALEVPVGR; via the coding sequence GTGAGCGGCGAGCGCTACGTCGTCCTCGGGCTTCGCCGGTCCGGGCTGGCGGCATGCGAGGCGATCCGGCGGATGCATCCGGACGCGCGCGTGCAGTCGGCCGACGACGCGCCCGGCGTCGATCGAGACAGGCTCGCGGCGGCCGGCGTCGAACTCGTTCCGCGAGGCGAGATCGTGTCGATGCAGGGAGCAACAGCACTGGTGAAGTCGCCCGGCGTGCCGGGCGGTCATCCCCTGGTGGAGGCGGCGCGTGCCGCCGGCGTGCCGGTCTGGAGCGAGGTCGAGCTGGCCTACCGGTGGCTCGAGAACCCGATCATCGGGATCACCGGCACGAACGGCAAGACCACGACCACCGAGCTGGTCGGTGCGATGCTGCGCGCCGGGAACATCCCGGTCGAGGTGGCGGGCAACGTCGGCCGCCCGCTCAGCGAGCTGCCCGGAAGGATCGATCCGGCAGCTTGGATCGTGTGCGAGCTGTCGAGCTTCCAGCTGGAGGACATCGACAGGTTCCGAGCGCGCGTCGGGGTGATCCTGCAGGTGACGCCGGACCACCTGGACAGGCACGGCAGCTTCGCGCAGTACGTCGCCGCGAAGCTGAGGCTGTTCGAGAACCAGACGCCGGACGACACGGCGGTGCTGAACGCCGACGACCCGGTGCTGCGCGACGCCGACCTGCCTGGCCACGGCCGCCGAATCTGGTTCAGCCGCGACCGGTCCGACCGGGTCGACTGGGAACATTCGGCGATCCGTGGTGACCACAACCTCGAGAACGCCCTGGCCGCCGCGGCGGCCGCGGAGGCCGTCGGCGTGCCGCGAGAGGCCCGCGACCAGGCCCTGCGCGGGTTTGAGGCGCCTCCGCACCGGCTGCAGACCGTCGCCCGCCGCGAAGGCGTGCTGTTCGTCGACGACTCGAAGGCCACGAACCCGGAGGCCGCGATCAAGGCGCTGACCGCGTACGGCGATGGCGTCCACCTCATCCTCGGCGGATCGCTGAAGGGCTCGTCCTTCGCTCCGCTCGCGGACGCGATCGCACGCGGGCCGGTGGTCTCGGTCGACGTCTACGGCGAGGCGGCGGCGGCGATCTCCGAAGCGCTGTCGGCTGCGGCCGTCCCCCACAGGCGTCACCCGCATATGGACGACGCCGTGAGGGCGGCCGCGTACGGAGCGCACACGGGGGACGTCGTGCTGCTGTCGCCGGCGTGCGCGAGCTTCGACGAGTTCCGCGACTACGCGGAGCGCGGCGCGGCGTTCGCTTGCCTTGCGCTGGAGGTGCCGGTTGGTCGCTGA
- the ftsW gene encoding putative lipid II flippase FtsW, with product MVADVQRVRRRAAQSSPQLEYHLLMLVTLGLVAFGLIMVYSASSGTAVVTGHDPAGTLVRQAVYAAVGVAGMLVLARFSYRRLRYFAAPILFGTIALLIAVKVPGIGVNIKGAQRWIYVGPISLQPSEFAKAAVLIFVSAVLASRRRPPRTVVQLFNPVGAVVLLVLLLIHSEPDLGTSIAIAVMVCGVLLVAGTPLRLFSSVALVGVLAVAYTVAREPYQMDRIRTFLDPWKDPAGAGYQSIQALYALGSGGITGVGIGNGTQKIGFLPEAPTDMIGAVIGEELGLIGILGVTLAFAVFTYCGFRIAMRSKDPFGTYLVAGATTLIAGQAIVNFGAVLGFLPLTGVPLPLISSGGSSLVVMLSLVGVMLNVADSSAAAGASAKPRSETRDGTATEPRPKPKPARADSSRRHGGARRAGAGGGRRAAG from the coding sequence TTGGTCGCTGACGTCCAGCGCGTGCGGCGGCGCGCCGCGCAGTCGAGCCCGCAGCTCGAGTACCACCTGCTGATGCTTGTCACCCTCGGCCTCGTCGCCTTCGGGCTGATCATGGTCTACAGCGCGTCCAGCGGGACGGCCGTCGTGACCGGGCACGATCCGGCCGGCACGCTCGTGAGGCAGGCGGTGTACGCGGCGGTCGGCGTGGCCGGCATGCTCGTGCTCGCCCGGTTCTCGTACCGTCGCCTGCGCTACTTCGCCGCCCCGATCCTGTTCGGGACGATCGCGCTGCTGATCGCGGTGAAGGTGCCCGGAATCGGCGTCAACATCAAGGGCGCCCAGCGCTGGATCTACGTCGGGCCGATCTCGCTCCAGCCCTCCGAATTCGCGAAGGCGGCGGTGTTGATCTTCGTCTCGGCCGTGCTCGCCTCCCGCCGCCGCCCGCCGCGGACGGTGGTGCAGCTGTTCAACCCGGTGGGCGCCGTCGTCCTGCTCGTCCTGCTGCTGATCCACTCCGAGCCCGACCTCGGCACCTCGATCGCCATCGCGGTGATGGTGTGCGGGGTGCTGCTCGTGGCCGGGACGCCGCTGCGGCTGTTCAGCAGCGTGGCGCTGGTCGGCGTGCTCGCCGTCGCATACACCGTGGCCCGCGAGCCGTACCAGATGGACAGGATCCGCACGTTCCTGGATCCATGGAAGGATCCGGCCGGGGCCGGCTATCAGAGCATCCAGGCGCTCTACGCGCTCGGCTCGGGCGGCATCACCGGTGTCGGGATCGGCAACGGCACGCAGAAGATCGGCTTCCTGCCCGAGGCTCCCACGGACATGATCGGCGCCGTGATCGGCGAGGAGCTGGGACTGATCGGCATCCTCGGCGTTACGCTCGCCTTCGCGGTCTTCACGTACTGCGGATTCCGGATCGCGATGCGGTCGAAGGATCCCTTCGGGACGTACCTCGTCGCGGGGGCGACGACGCTCATCGCCGGGCAGGCGATCGTCAACTTCGGCGCGGTGCTCGGCTTCCTGCCGCTGACGGGTGTTCCGCTGCCGCTGATAAGCTCGGGCGGGTCGAGCCTTGTGGTGATGCTGAGCCTGGTCGGGGTGATGCTGAACGTGGCCGACTCCAGCGCCGCAGCCGGCGCCTCCGCAAAGCCCCGCAGCGAGACCAGGGATGGCACAGCCACAGAACCGAGGCCAAAGCCGAAGCCGGCGCGTGCTGATAGCAGCCGGCGGCACGGCGGGGCACGTCGTGCCGGCGCTGGCGGTGGCCGCCGAGCTGCGGGCTAG
- a CDS encoding UDP-N-acetylglucosamine--N-acetylmuramyl-(pentapeptide) pyrophosphoryl-undecaprenol N-acetylglucosamine transferase → MLIAAGGTAGHVVPALAVAAELRARGAHVEFAGGDRIEAQLVPEAGYVLHRYPISGFPRRPTPKLAAALWRAGRAPFRCRQIIRGVEPDVVFGAGGYASGPVLAAARSAGVPSALLEVDAHMGLANRMAAPLVDRVFLAFPIDGKRPPHYVVTGRPLPVPPDGDHDTPLDSTRPLVLVFGGSLGARTLNEAAAGAWAADDPGYDVVLVTGPRDHDRFRGAASARYHVLDYTPHLRSYLEQADLVVARAGGSVFEIAAAGKPAILVPSPNVTADHQTTNAEHFALGGAAVLLPDADLTPTRLRQEVQALLADPERRERMSVAARSLARPDAAAAIADGLLELAR, encoded by the coding sequence GTGCTGATAGCAGCCGGCGGCACGGCGGGGCACGTCGTGCCGGCGCTGGCGGTGGCCGCCGAGCTGCGGGCTAGGGGCGCCCACGTCGAGTTCGCGGGCGGCGACCGGATCGAGGCGCAGCTCGTGCCCGAGGCCGGATACGTGCTGCACCGCTACCCGATCAGCGGGTTCCCGCGGCGGCCGACGCCGAAGCTGGCAGCGGCGCTGTGGCGCGCCGGCCGCGCGCCGTTCCGCTGCAGGCAGATCATCCGTGGCGTCGAGCCGGACGTCGTCTTCGGCGCCGGCGGGTACGCCTCCGGCCCGGTGCTCGCTGCGGCGCGGAGCGCGGGCGTGCCGTCGGCGCTGCTCGAGGTCGATGCCCACATGGGGCTCGCCAACCGGATGGCTGCGCCGCTCGTCGACCGCGTGTTCCTCGCCTTTCCGATCGACGGCAAGCGACCGCCGCACTACGTCGTCACCGGGCGGCCGCTGCCGGTTCCGCCCGACGGGGACCACGACACGCCGCTCGACTCGACCCGGCCGCTGGTGCTGGTCTTCGGCGGCAGCCTCGGCGCCCGCACGCTGAACGAGGCGGCCGCGGGCGCATGGGCGGCGGATGACCCCGGCTACGACGTCGTCCTCGTCACCGGCCCGCGCGACCACGACCGCTTCCGCGGGGCCGCGAGCGCTCGGTACCACGTCCTCGACTACACCCCCCACCTGCGGTCGTACCTCGAGCAGGCCGATCTGGTCGTCGCGCGCGCGGGCGGCTCGGTGTTCGAGATCGCGGCCGCCGGCAAGCCGGCGATTCTCGTACCCTCCCCGAACGTGACGGCCGATCATCAGACCACCAATGCAGAGCACTTCGCCCTCGGCGGCGCCGCGGTGCTCCTCCCGGATGCCGATCTCACTCCGACGCGGCTGCGCCAGGAGGTGCAGGCGCTGCTCGCCGATCCGGAGCGGCGCGAGCGAATGTCGGTCGCTGCCCGGTCGCTCGCGCGTCCGGACGCTGCCGCGGCGATCGCGGACGGCCTCCTGGAGCTGGCACGATGA
- the murC gene encoding UDP-N-acetylmuramate--L-alanine ligase gives MNWSERKLHMLGIGGAGMSALATVAYAWGADVTGCDRAPSAYSERLERFGVPVAYDHDPAHLVDGMELVVSSAIPAAEPELLAARDMGLPRLHRAQLLAEMVASRRSACVAGAHGKTTTAAMIAYAAVQLGLDPTYLVGGDVPQLGGNAGPGGGAVLVAEADESDGSLSLLRPRVAVVTNIELDHHTRFASAAEVERLFAEWTTELPASGALVQHESLSLATQAQSERFGYGDVEWQVSAVEQDAGQTGYWLRTPDGTPLHVTLALPGAHNALNATAAIAALNHLAGTEPAEAAEALSDFTGAGRRFELRGERAGAWIVDDYAHHPTEVAATIEAARAWAPGRVVVCFQPHLFSRTEALAFEFGKALAAADEVVVTEIYGAREEPVEGVTAKLVVDAVSERRPGMPLAYEPTLDAGARYLRGRIRRGDLVVTMGAGDVRRVGDLLLEQG, from the coding sequence ATGAACTGGTCGGAACGGAAGCTGCACATGCTGGGGATCGGCGGCGCTGGGATGTCGGCGCTGGCAACGGTCGCCTACGCCTGGGGTGCGGACGTGACCGGGTGCGACCGGGCGCCGTCCGCGTACTCGGAGCGGCTCGAGCGGTTCGGCGTGCCGGTCGCCTACGACCACGATCCGGCCCACCTCGTCGACGGGATGGAGCTGGTCGTGTCGTCCGCGATCCCGGCCGCGGAGCCGGAGCTCCTGGCCGCGCGCGACATGGGCCTGCCCCGGCTGCACCGGGCGCAGCTCCTGGCCGAGATGGTGGCGTCGCGCCGGTCGGCCTGCGTCGCGGGTGCGCACGGCAAGACGACGACCGCCGCGATGATCGCGTACGCGGCGGTGCAGCTCGGCCTCGACCCGACGTACCTCGTGGGCGGAGACGTTCCACAGCTCGGCGGCAACGCCGGGCCGGGCGGCGGTGCGGTGCTGGTCGCCGAGGCGGACGAGTCCGACGGCTCGCTGTCGCTGCTGCGGCCGCGCGTGGCGGTCGTGACGAATATCGAGCTGGACCACCACACGCGGTTCGCCTCGGCCGCCGAGGTCGAGCGCCTGTTCGCCGAGTGGACGACCGAGCTGCCGGCGTCGGGTGCGCTGGTGCAGCACGAGTCCCTGTCGCTGGCGACCCAGGCGCAGAGCGAGCGGTTCGGGTACGGCGACGTCGAGTGGCAGGTGAGCGCCGTCGAACAGGACGCGGGGCAGACCGGGTACTGGCTGCGGACGCCGGACGGCACGCCGCTGCACGTCACGCTCGCACTCCCCGGCGCGCACAACGCTCTCAACGCCACCGCGGCGATCGCGGCACTCAACCACCTCGCCGGCACCGAGCCGGCCGAGGCGGCCGAGGCGCTCTCGGACTTCACCGGTGCCGGCCGCAGGTTCGAGCTGCGCGGGGAGCGGGCGGGCGCCTGGATCGTCGACGACTACGCACACCACCCGACCGAGGTTGCGGCGACGATCGAGGCCGCGCGCGCGTGGGCGCCGGGCCGCGTCGTGGTCTGCTTTCAGCCGCACCTGTTCTCGCGCACCGAGGCGCTCGCCTTCGAGTTCGGCAAGGCGCTGGCGGCCGCCGACGAGGTGGTCGTGACCGAGATCTACGGCGCCCGCGAGGAGCCGGTAGAGGGCGTCACGGCGAAGCTGGTCGTCGACGCGGTCAGCGAGCGGCGCCCAGGGATGCCACTTGCCTACGAGCCGACGCTGGACGCGGGGGCGCGGTACCTGCGGGGGCGGATCCGCCGCGGCGATCTCGTCGTCACCATGGGGGCGGGTGACGTCCGGCGGGTCGGCGACCTGCTGCTGGAGCAGGGGTGA
- the murB gene encoding UDP-N-acetylmuramate dehydrogenase codes for MTAPPAFVERDVPIARLTTVGTGGPARFFARPETLAQLEELLVWRTSTGLDMTVIGLGSNLLAADDGFDGLVVRLAGELAAIERDGGAVHCGGGASLAAVVKRATGWGLSGIEFGCAIPGTVGGAVRMNAGAYGGEICDVLERALVVDGEHVREESPAGLGMRYRHSNVGPEEVVAWAHIRLQPDDPARIAATVRDMQRRRKEAQPSGVRTFGSVWKNPSDEVTAGRLLESCGLKGFRVGGARISPVHANFIENVGEARSADIVALMAEARRRAREHGVELEHEVQMVGPIRLPEG; via the coding sequence GTGACGGCGCCGCCGGCGTTCGTCGAGCGTGACGTGCCGATCGCGCGGTTGACCACCGTGGGCACCGGCGGCCCGGCCCGGTTCTTCGCACGCCCGGAGACGCTCGCCCAGCTGGAGGAGCTGCTGGTCTGGCGGACGAGCACGGGGCTCGACATGACCGTGATCGGCCTCGGCTCCAACCTGCTCGCGGCGGATGACGGCTTCGACGGCCTGGTCGTCCGTCTGGCCGGCGAGCTGGCCGCCATCGAGCGCGACGGCGGCGCGGTGCACTGCGGAGGCGGCGCCTCGCTGGCGGCGGTGGTGAAGCGGGCGACCGGGTGGGGGCTGTCGGGCATCGAGTTCGGCTGCGCGATCCCCGGCACGGTCGGCGGCGCGGTGCGGATGAACGCGGGCGCATACGGCGGCGAGATCTGCGATGTGCTCGAGCGGGCGCTGGTCGTCGATGGAGAGCACGTGCGGGAGGAGAGCCCGGCGGGCCTCGGGATGCGCTACCGCCACTCGAACGTCGGGCCGGAGGAGGTGGTGGCGTGGGCGCACATACGCCTGCAGCCGGACGATCCGGCTCGCATCGCGGCGACCGTGCGGGACATGCAGCGGCGCCGCAAGGAGGCGCAGCCCTCCGGGGTGCGGACGTTCGGCAGCGTCTGGAAGAACCCGTCCGACGAGGTCACGGCGGGGCGGCTGCTCGAGTCCTGCGGGCTCAAGGGCTTCCGCGTCGGCGGCGCGCGCATCTCGCCGGTGCATGCCAACTTCATCGAGAATGTCGGCGAGGCCCGGTCGGCGGACATCGTCGCGCTGATGGCCGAGGCCCGCCGTCGCGCCCGCGAGCACGGCGTCGAGCTCGAGCACGAGGTGCAGATGGTCGGCCCGATCCGGCTGCCCGAAGGCTGA
- a CDS encoding FtsQ-type POTRA domain-containing protein, which produces MQIVSGIDDALLVRRRELMRAQGRRRLVILLAVLGTLAALGGYKLLAMSSAFAVDHVTVEGAPAGLQSDIQAAVSDAASGRNLLNVDRGAIAHRLALMPYVKSVSVDRAFPHTLAVTVQVEHPAVAVESAKTSYLVAGDGRVLESRTTPPKRLPRVLLSSASTLLVGRSSGDADVQAALAVLGQAPHDFGARVGRITELIPHGGAITAVVGKRLKLRLGAPDQLGLKLAVVERVMRRITHQQRAEVAYIDVSAPGRPAYGLRSTLASS; this is translated from the coding sequence GTGCAGATCGTCTCCGGTATCGACGACGCGCTCCTCGTCCGCCGCCGCGAGCTGATGCGGGCGCAGGGGCGCCGCCGGCTGGTCATCCTGCTTGCCGTGCTCGGCACGCTGGCGGCGCTCGGCGGCTACAAGCTGCTCGCCATGTCATCTGCCTTTGCCGTCGACCACGTCACGGTCGAGGGCGCGCCGGCCGGCCTCCAGAGCGACATCCAGGCGGCCGTGTCCGACGCGGCGTCGGGCCGCAACCTGCTGAACGTCGACCGCGGCGCGATCGCCCACCGGCTGGCGTTGATGCCCTATGTGAAGTCGGTCTCCGTCGACCGTGCGTTCCCCCACACGCTCGCGGTGACCGTGCAGGTGGAACATCCCGCCGTCGCCGTCGAGAGCGCCAAGACCTCGTACCTCGTCGCGGGCGACGGGCGGGTGCTCGAGTCACGCACGACGCCGCCGAAGCGCCTGCCACGTGTCCTCCTGTCCTCAGCGTCGACGCTGCTGGTCGGGCGGAGCAGCGGCGACGCCGACGTGCAGGCGGCACTGGCCGTGCTCGGCCAGGCGCCGCACGACTTCGGGGCGCGCGTCGGGCGCATCACCGAGCTGATCCCGCACGGCGGCGCCATCACGGCAGTCGTCGGGAAGCGGCTGAAGCTGCGGCTCGGTGCCCCCGACCAGCTCGGACTGAAGCTGGCCGTGGTGGAACGCGTGATGCGGCGGATCACCCACCAGCAGCGCGCGGAGGTGGCGTACATCGACGTCTCGGCGCCAGGTCGTCCGGCTTACGGACTGCGCTCAACCTTAGCCTCAAGTTGA
- the ftsZ gene encoding cell division protein FtsZ gives MRDQSGNYLAVIKVVGVGGGGTNAVNRMVDAGLRGVEFIAVNTDAQALLMCDADVKIHIGSKITRGLGAGADPAIGREAAMESRDELKEALKGADMVFVTAGKGGGTGTGAAPVIAEIARELGALTVGVVTRPFNFEGQKRGDQADQGIRTLREKVDTLIIIPNEKLLQVVEKRTSIVDAFRIADDVLRQGVQGITDLITVPGLINLDFADVRTIMREAGSALMGIGIASGENRASEAARAAISSPLLEASVEGATGILLNITGGTDLGLFEVNEAAEIIGSASDSDANIIFGAVIDEAMGDQVRVTVIATGFDRGSRSRPAAAFAAGSTDRPRREETGTGEFEVPREALEIPSFLRDQ, from the coding sequence ATGAGGGATCAGAGCGGGAACTACCTGGCCGTGATCAAGGTCGTCGGCGTCGGCGGCGGGGGCACCAACGCGGTGAACCGCATGGTCGACGCCGGCCTTCGCGGCGTGGAGTTCATCGCCGTGAACACCGACGCGCAGGCGCTGCTGATGTGCGATGCAGACGTGAAGATCCACATCGGCTCGAAGATCACCCGCGGCCTCGGCGCCGGCGCCGACCCGGCGATCGGCCGGGAGGCGGCGATGGAGAGCCGGGACGAGCTGAAGGAGGCGCTGAAGGGCGCCGACATGGTGTTCGTGACCGCCGGCAAGGGGGGCGGCACCGGCACGGGCGCCGCTCCGGTGATCGCCGAGATCGCCCGCGAGCTCGGCGCCCTCACCGTCGGCGTGGTCACCCGCCCGTTCAACTTCGAGGGACAGAAGCGCGGCGACCAGGCCGACCAGGGCATCCGGACGCTCCGCGAGAAGGTCGACACGCTGATCATCATCCCCAACGAGAAGCTGCTGCAGGTCGTCGAGAAGCGCACCTCGATCGTCGACGCCTTCCGCATCGCCGACGACGTGCTTCGGCAGGGCGTCCAGGGCATCACGGACCTGATCACCGTACCGGGGCTGATCAACCTCGACTTCGCCGACGTACGCACCATCATGCGGGAGGCCGGATCGGCGCTCATGGGCATCGGCATCGCCAGCGGCGAGAACCGCGCCAGCGAGGCCGCGCGGGCGGCGATCTCCTCGCCGCTGCTCGAGGCCTCCGTCGAAGGCGCCACGGGCATCCTGCTCAACATCACCGGCGGAACCGACCTCGGGCTTTTCGAGGTGAATGAGGCCGCCGAGATCATCGGCAGCGCCTCGGACTCGGACGCGAACATCATCTTCGGCGCCGTGATCGACGAGGCCATGGGAGACCAGGTGCGGGTGACGGTCATCGCCACCGGGTTCGACCGCGGGAGCCGCTCGCGGCCGGCGGCCGCGTTCGCCGCCGGCAGCACCGACCGGCCGCGGCGGGAGGAGACGGGCACCGGCGAGTTCGAGGTGCCGCGAGAAGCGCTCGAGATCCCGAGCTTCCTGCGCGACCAGTAG